The genomic region GCAGTGGTGGTGCCATCGCCTGCGATGTCGTTGGTCTTGGTGGCTGCTTCCTTGAGAAGCTGGGCGCCCATATTCTGGTAAGGCTCTTCCAACTCGATTTCCTTTGCCACGGTCACACCATCATGGGTGATGGTGGGCGCACCCCATTTTTTGTCCAGGGCAACGTTGCGGCCCTTGGGTCCCAGGGTGGTCTTCACTGCGTTTGCCAGAATGTCCACGCCAATCTTCAGATTGCGGCGTGCCTCTTCTGAAAAAATTATTTGCTTAGCCATTTTAATCTTTGCTCCTTGGTTATCTATTGGTTAGTGATTGATTATTCAGCTGGTCGTGCGAGGACCTTCCTCGTTGACTATTCGACGATTGCCAGTACATCGCTTTCCCGAAGGATGAGGTGCTTGGTGCCTTCGATCTTGATCTCGGTACCAGCGTACTTGGCGTATAACACGCGGTCGCCAACCTTGACGTCCATGTCGATTCGTGTGCCGTCGTCCTGGCGAGCGCCGGGACCGGCAGCCAACACCTCGCCCTCCTGGGGCTTTTCCTTGGCAGTCTCGGGCAAAATGATGCCAGAGGCGGTCTTCTCTTCCTGTTCGATCGGTTTGACCAGCAATCGATCACCTAGTGGTTTAAGGCTCATGGGACTTACTACCCTCCTGAATGGTGGTTTGATTTATTGCGACGTTCCAGCCGCACGTTTATCCAGACAAAAAAACGGTTAGCACTCTTGTAAAGAGAGTGCTAACTGCAATAATACACGATATTATGGGATTGGTCAAATTTTACTTCAAAGGATTCATGCCGTCAAATTTTCGAAGGTGCGGGATGGCGAATACCGTTTAAGGAAACGATACACCACAACGGTTTAGCCCTTCCCGAGCGGGCGCAGAATCTGGATCGATCTCCAGCGCCTTCTCCAACCACGGAACACCCTTTTCGCAGTCCGTTTCTTCCAGGTTAAGGTAGGAAAGGCCAACCACGTAGTAGTTGATGGCCGATTCGTTGCCCAGATCGATCGCTTTCTGCATCTGCTCTATGGCTTCCTCATAGGCGCGCCGCAGGTACAGATTGACGGCAAGCTGTTGGTAGGCTTCCGGCATGTCGGGCTTGAGCTCCACTGCCTTGCGCAGCTCCCGGATTCCCAACTCCTGATCTCCGGCCTGGAAAAGAGTCTTGCCAAGGTTGAAACGCAAGGTTGCGTCATCAGGGTTGATTTCGAGGCCTTTGCGGAACATCTCGACCGAAGAGGCAAAGTTTTCATCGGCTTGTTTGGTTCCCCATTGCTTGGTGGCCAGGGCGCGGTAGTTGCTTCCCAGGGTTAAATAGAGAAAGGTCAGGTTGGGTTCCAGTTCCAGGGCCTTCTGATAGTGAGGAATAGCCTCGCTATACTTGCCCTGGACCTCATGGGTGTAGCCCAATACCCGGTGCGCATCCATGCTGCGCCCATCCAATTCAACGGCGGTCTCCGCTTCATCTACCGCCTGGTACCAGCTGCCCAAATCGGCCATCACTTCGGCCAAAGCACCGTGGGCCTGGGAAAGTTGAGGATCGAGCGCCACTGCCAGCTGGGCATAACTGTAGGCATCATCGTAATTACTGGTCCAATCGAGGGCCAGAGCCAGGGTTGCCAGGTTGCGCGCATCATCCTCGTTGATTGCTTCTGCCTCCCGAGCAAATATCAGGGATTCATCGAATTCGCTGTCGAAGATCAACAGGCGAGCCAGCTCCCGCCGCACCTCGTCGTTGTCGGGCTCCCGGTCTGCCACCACCCGAAAGGCTTGAATTGCCTCCCGGATATTCCCCTGCTCGTATTGCGATTGGGCCTCAGAAAGAAACGAAAGGGTCGTCCGGGTTGGCGTTGCCGTGGGTGTTGGGGTCTCAAAGGGGTTGCGGACAAGCTCAAATCGTTCGTTCGCGAAATAGCCCACCGCGCCGAGAGTGAGGATTATGAGTATGATCACTGGAAGAGGCGAACCCCGACGCCTTCTTCGCGGGCTGGGGTCGATATACACGCTAGTACCTTAACACTTGATTCCTTGCCCGGAGAGCAAAAAGGTCTGCAACAAATGGCCCTATTTCTGACTGCGGATTTCGTGGCAAAGCTTGGTAAAGGCTTGTTCAGGTTGGGAAATCACGATGTACGATCAGGCGAAATCCTGACGGGCTTCTGTCAGGCGTCCAGGCGTCTGTGAGCTTCCTTCAAGCTGGTGAGGCATTTGGCTGGCACGTAGATACTGCCCAAAGGCGCGCCGGCCACTCCTGCACCGTGGAAGTCTGAACCCCCTGTGGCGATCAGGTCATACTGCCTTGCCAACCTGAGCAGCTTGCCTATCAAATTGGTCGAATAGCGAGGATAGTAGACCTCAAGACCTGCCAGGCCTGCCCCTACCAGTTCGGGTAGCGATTGTTCGACCGGGGCAGGTTCTATTACCTGGCCACCTCTGGTGACGATGTAAGGATGGGCAAAGACCGGAACGCCGCCGGCCTGGCGAATCAGGCGACATGCGTTGACCGGGGTCAACCTGGCCCGCTCCACATAGGCTGGCCCCTGGCGGCCGATCAGCTTCTCAAAGGCCTCGGCCTTGCTATCGACATGACCGGCTTCGACGAGGGCTTGAGCCACATGGGGCCGGCCGATGGCGCCGTCGCCAGCCAGTTCTTGAATCCGTTCAAAGGAAACCGGATGGCCCAATTCGGTCAAGCGTTGGGCCATGCCCTCCGCGCGTCCGACACGTCCTTCCCGCAGGCGCGAGAGCTCTGCCTGAAAGGCGGGATCGCGGTAGTTCACAAAGTAACCGAGCATATGTTGTTCGCCATCCGGCACATCACAGCTCAGTTCAACCCCAGGCAGAATCTCAACCCCGTAGGTTTCGCCGGCCTCGAGCGCCCGCGCCAGTCCCTCGGTGGAGTCGTGATCGGTGACGGCGATAGTGCGCAGACCAATCTCCTGGGCCAAACGCACCAATGTTTCCGGACTGTGGATGCCATCCGATGCGGTGGTGTGACAGTGTAGATCAATGAAATTCACAGTTTAACCACACCTCTTTCAGCCAATGCCTGAAAATAGGCCAGCACCCGTTCCCCGCTTGCCACGCCGGTCTCCAGTTGGACGCGATCGGCGATTTCTGCAACGGTCAACTGCCCATCGGCCCAATACTCTGCCAGGGTTCGCGCAGTCCACGAGGCGCGCCCTGCACCCATAGTCTCTTGCCAGAAGGCATCCCGTTCCTCTTCGGATAGTTTTGCCATCAGATCAAAAAAGGAGATCGGGCCGCGGTAGAGGCGTTCCGGTACGAGCTGGCAGGCCTCCGCGCGCCATGGCTGCTCCTCGACCACATCTGGCAGTTCCGACCCGCCCAATACGCGCAGTTGTCGCTCGATCACCTCCGTGGCGCGCGCTAACCCGTCGCCGGCAGATTCCTGCAGGAAGTCCACCTGCTCCTGGATCAGCTCGGCCCCTGCGGGCCACAGACGCAGGATCGTATGGAGGGCCGCGGAACCTCGATCGGTTAAGTAGGGAATCGCCCGTTGAAGCTCCTGGTGGATCTGCGCCAGCGCCTCCTGCGACTCGGCCGACAGAGCCTTGCTTATGGCTGCCTGGGCATGATTCTGGATATTTTCCTGGTAATCGGCGACGGTAGCGTAGATCAACCAGATGGCCTCGCTAGATCCCATGGTGGCGATGCCGTAGGCATAGGCAGCCGCCAGGGAGCCTGCGCGGGCCAACCACTGGGGATCGACCCTGTCCAGCGTATCGGCGGATGTGTGATAAAAGCGGTCGGGCCACTGGATCAGCATGGGGGTCGGGATGCCCACGGTGGGATCGCTGAGGATGTAGTGGTCGCTGCCGCCGGAGAAGGGTACAACGGCGTGACGGAGAAGGCTGATGGGCTTTTCCTCGTTTCCTTCCTGGTCCAGGAGCAATTGCCAGAGCTGTTTCAGCAGCACCGGCGCAAAGGAGGCCATGGCATCAGGGGGTTCCTCGATGTTAAACGTGCTCCGGCATTGTTCCTGGTCCTGGCCCACCATATCCAGGTTGATGGCCGCCAGGGTACGCGGGATTCGCTCCTCATGGCTTGCCAGGTAGATGTAGGTGCCGCTCATTTCCGGGACCCAGATGAAGCGGATGCCATGGGAGGGCGGGGCCAATTCTCCCTGGTCGATGAGCCGTTGCAGGGTGGCCGCGATCTCCAGATTGGCCGCCGCTCCCGAGGCGTTGTCGTTGGCCGATGGCTGGGGATGACAGAGATGGGAGACGATCAGGACTTCCTGGTCGTTCTTGCCGGGGATGAAGGCAGACACTATCTCAATCTCGCCGTCAAAGATATGGCTTTCTACGCGGGCTTTCACCTGAAAGGGCGCGGAATCGCGCAGGCGCTGACCCTGGCGCGGCGTTAAAACAAAACCAAAACAACAAGGCGGCCACTCGGCTCCCCACCAGAAGGAAGTGTATTGGCGGGCGTCGGGCAGATCCAACGGGCCGCGCCCCGGTGCCGTCGCTGCCATGCCGTCGAACAGGATGCCTGCTGCGCCGCGCCGCCGGACTGCCATATCGACGACCCGTTGAAGGTTTCCGTTGGTCAAAACGATCTTGCCTTCAACCTCAAGGTCCTGGTAGTGCGCGTCCTGGGTGCCATCCTCCAGCACCACTACCTCGAAAGTTCCGTCGATGGCAGTGCTGCGCTGGATCAGGGAGATCGGAACGGCGTTGTAGTCACAGAGCCGCTCGATAAACTGGTCATCCTTGATCAGATCCAGCGTCCCGTGGCTGCAGGACCACTCCTGAAAGGTGGTCAAGGTCCAGAACCTGGCCTTGTTGTCGGCCGGAACGACCTGAAGCTCAGTGTCAAGCCCCGCGGCCTGCAGTTGAGCGTAGACATATTGGGCCGCCTCGCGGTAACCGGGGCTGGCCTGGATTCGATGAAAACGGCTAATGGCAGCCACATGGTGTTTGGCTGCATCACCAGAGTACGCCTGTCGAATGGAACTGAGTTGTGATTCAAACATGGCAAGGTTCTTTCGGGTAGATTACTATCAGTTGGCCAGTGATTCCTGCCATCTGAGGAGGATTTGACGGGTTGATTGGAAAGCCACGTCTTCCCAGGGGATCTCTGGGGCCGCAAACCAGCGGGCCTCGCTCACGTCATCCTGGGCCTGCAGAGTGCCTGAGAGCACGTGGCCCCCAAAGATCATGATAAAACCAGCCTTGTTGGGATGGGCGATGGGTTGCATGTCGATGATGCCATCCAGGGCAACGGTCAGGCCTGTTTCCTCTTGAGTTTCGCGGACCGCCGCCTCAGCTGGTAGTTCGCCGATCTCGACAAAACCCGCCGGCAATGCCCAATAACCGATACGAGGAATGACGGCCCGCCGTACCAGAAGGACCCGGCCTTCATCGCTCACCAGTACTGAAACGGCAACCTTTGGGTCCTGGAAATGGATAAACCCACAGGCGTCGCAGACCCGGCGATCGCGGCCCGAGGCCTCTTTAGTGACCAGAGCCTGGCCACAGCGCGGGCAGAAGTTGTACTCGACTTTCACTGTTGAGAATTAATCCTGGCTGATCTCGACGCTCTCGCGGGCCGCCCGCAAGTTGCTCAAGGGAGAATTGGTCATGGCGACACAGCCGGTGGACAGGATCAGGCGGCGTCCCCTGGTCTGAGATATGGCGTCGGCGGCCTCGGAACGGACATCCTCCGGCGAACCGGTCTGCACCGTCCAGCGATTGAGCCCCCCGGAGACGGCCCCCGAGAACTGTTTGGCACCCTCTGCCAGACTCGGCCCGGACTCGCGGTCATGCCAATTGACAGCCTGCACCGGGTAGTCGGTAAAGAGGTCGAAGTAGACATCGTGACCATGGATGTGCAGCATGTTGAACCAGAAATCGCCGGTCGCCTCCAGTATCTGAAGATCGAAGGGCTTGCCGAAGTGTTGATATTCTTCACGGCTCAAGCGACTGGCGTCGGCGAGTTGAGCGGCGTAGAAGACCCCGTCGATGCCAGTGGCCTTCAGGGCACCGAGGTAGCGCAGGATGCTGGCGGATATCGTCTCGAACCCTGCCAATACGGCCTCGGGATGATGCCGAAGATGGGGCAACAGATTGGCCCCCGCCAGGTTTTTGGCCTGGGCGAGGGGGCTAAAGATGGTCATGATAATGGGCACGTCATCGCCGATGGCCTGGCAGACAAGCTTGGCACCTTGTCTGACTGTAGCAAGGTAGTCGCTGGCCGGATCAAGCTCGGGCAAG from Chloroflexota bacterium harbors:
- a CDS encoding DUF4910 domain-containing protein; translation: MFESQLSSIRQAYSGDAAKHHVAAISRFHRIQASPGYREAAQYVYAQLQAAGLDTELQVVPADNKARFWTLTTFQEWSCSHGTLDLIKDDQFIERLCDYNAVPISLIQRSTAIDGTFEVVVLEDGTQDAHYQDLEVEGKIVLTNGNLQRVVDMAVRRRGAAGILFDGMAATAPGRGPLDLPDARQYTSFWWGAEWPPCCFGFVLTPRQGQRLRDSAPFQVKARVESHIFDGEIEIVSAFIPGKNDQEVLIVSHLCHPQPSANDNASGAAANLEIAATLQRLIDQGELAPPSHGIRFIWVPEMSGTYIYLASHEERIPRTLAAINLDMVGQDQEQCRSTFNIEEPPDAMASFAPVLLKQLWQLLLDQEGNEEKPISLLRHAVVPFSGGSDHYILSDPTVGIPTPMLIQWPDRFYHTSADTLDRVDPQWLARAGSLAAAYAYGIATMGSSEAIWLIYATVADYQENIQNHAQAAISKALSAESQEALAQIHQELQRAIPYLTDRGSAALHTILRLWPAGAELIQEQVDFLQESAGDGLARATEVIERQLRVLGGSELPDVVEEQPWRAEACQLVPERLYRGPISFFDLMAKLSEEERDAFWQETMGAGRASWTARTLAEYWADGQLTVAEIADRVQLETGVASGERVLAYFQALAERGVVKL
- a CDS encoding uroporphyrinogen decarboxylase family protein; its protein translation is MSKYERVRATIAGEPVDRPAVALWRHWPGDDQRAEDFAAAHLHWQQTFDFDLIKLTPSSAYCLQDWGINTCWSGGDEGTRAYRSTVIDSPEDWYRLPELDPASDYLATVRQGAKLVCQAIGDDVPIIMTIFSPLAQAKNLAGANLLPHLRHHPEAVLAGFETISASILRYLGALKATGIDGVFYAAQLADASRLSREEYQHFGKPFDLQILEATGDFWFNMLHIHGHDVYFDLFTDYPVQAVNWHDRESGPSLAEGAKQFSGAVSGGLNRWTVQTGSPEDVRSEAADAISQTRGRRLILSTGCVAMTNSPLSNLRAARESVEISQD
- a CDS encoding tetratricopeptide repeat protein, whose translation is MIILIILTLGAVGYFANERFELVRNPFETPTPTATPTRTTLSFLSEAQSQYEQGNIREAIQAFRVVADREPDNDEVRRELARLLIFDSEFDESLIFAREAEAINEDDARNLATLALALDWTSNYDDAYSYAQLAVALDPQLSQAHGALAEVMADLGSWYQAVDEAETAVELDGRSMDAHRVLGYTHEVQGKYSEAIPHYQKALELEPNLTFLYLTLGSNYRALATKQWGTKQADENFASSVEMFRKGLEINPDDATLRFNLGKTLFQAGDQELGIRELRKAVELKPDMPEAYQQLAVNLYLRRAYEEAIEQMQKAIDLGNESAINYYVVGLSYLNLEETDCEKGVPWLEKALEIDPDSAPAREGLNRCGVSFP
- the groES gene encoding co-chaperone GroES, which codes for MSLKPLGDRLLVKPIEQEEKTASGIILPETAKEKPQEGEVLAAGPGARQDDGTRIDMDVKVGDRVLYAKYAGTEIKIEGTKHLILRESDVLAIVE
- a CDS encoding PHP domain-containing protein; translated protein: MNFIDLHCHTTASDGIHSPETLVRLAQEIGLRTIAVTDHDSTEGLARALEAGETYGVEILPGVELSCDVPDGEQHMLGYFVNYRDPAFQAELSRLREGRVGRAEGMAQRLTELGHPVSFERIQELAGDGAIGRPHVAQALVEAGHVDSKAEAFEKLIGRQGPAYVERARLTPVNACRLIRQAGGVPVFAHPYIVTRGGQVIEPAPVEQSLPELVGAGLAGLEVYYPRYSTNLIGKLLRLARQYDLIATGGSDFHGAGVAGAPLGSIYVPAKCLTSLKEAHRRLDA
- a CDS encoding NUDIX hydrolase, with amino-acid sequence MKVEYNFCPRCGQALVTKEASGRDRRVCDACGFIHFQDPKVAVSVLVSDEGRVLLVRRAVIPRIGYWALPAGFVEIGELPAEAAVRETQEETGLTVALDGIIDMQPIAHPNKAGFIMIFGGHVLSGTLQAQDDVSEARWFAAPEIPWEDVAFQSTRQILLRWQESLAN